The Tolypothrix sp. PCC 7712 genome includes a window with the following:
- a CDS encoding tyrosine-type recombinase/integrase, producing MAMREDDPMTNSEQLVIYQLHIFILGISPMIWRRVYIFQSSRRGPLAHDTIAGIVERSGELAGLPLRVHAHMLRHGTGYYLANRGIDIRTIQSYLGHKNIQHK from the coding sequence ATGGCAATGCGGGAAGATGACCCAATGACCAATTCTGAGCAACTTGTTATCTACCAGCTTCATATTTTTATTTTGGGCATCAGTCCCATGATTTGGCGTAGAGTCTATATTTTCCAGTCTTCTCGACGTGGCCCGTTGGCGCATGATACGATCGCCGGCATTGTTGAGCGATCTGGTGAATTAGCTGGTTTACCTTTAAGAGTTCATGCTCATATGCTGCGGCATGGAACAGGTTATTATTTGGCGAATCGAGGCATTGATATCCGAACAATTCAGAGTTATTTGGGGCATAAAAATATTCAGCATAAGTAG
- a CDS encoding clan AA aspartic protease yields the protein MMKGRLVDGKAIAPVIFRLPGQPDFSLDFVIDTGFNGYLTLPVQAISAMNLPLYSSTPIKLADGSEALSAIHFATVVWDDVEKVVLVLASGYKPLLGTAMLEGYHLEIDFVDNGLVSLEKIPAKK from the coding sequence ATGATGAAAGGAAGATTGGTTGATGGTAAGGCAATCGCTCCAGTAATTTTTCGTTTACCTGGACAACCAGATTTTTCCCTAGATTTTGTTATTGATACTGGATTCAACGGCTATCTGACTTTACCAGTTCAAGCAATCAGTGCAATGAATCTTCCCTTATATTCCAGTACACCTATAAAATTAGCTGACGGTAGTGAAGCCTTATCAGCCATACATTTTGCAACTGTTGTTTGGGATGATGTAGAAAAGGTAGTCCTCGTTTTAGCTTCTGGTTATAAGCCTTTACTAGGAACTGCGATGCTGGAAGGTTATCATCTTGAGATAGATTTTGTAGACAATGGTTTGGTTTCGTTAGAAAAAATTCCGGCAAAGAAATAA
- a CDS encoding alpha/beta hydrolase, whose product MSEIRIWEEYLQHFGLEQNAIREGCEPYLIVNDELKDNAIVLIHGLTDSPFFMKAIGQYFHDAMGFNVVIPLLAGHGLKQPDGMRTVTLAQWEENVNYAVEAAKNYGNKISIGGLSTGGALSVYKAFKSNGGISGGVFLFSAALDLTSKYGTLGGELEEFLLTLPITNEVADIQDLIRDNSLVGENPYRYAKMDYHGAIQLKKIIREIDKNIEKASLLQPVFAAHSEADERANLEAIKIFLERCSIQESFIIPRHLKVKHGSVVLQDDIPATDVNLRDDKNPCFEEMIKAVHHFAINHLENVKSISVLV is encoded by the coding sequence ATGTCTGAAATCAGAATATGGGAAGAATACCTTCAACATTTTGGACTTGAGCAAAATGCTATTAGAGAAGGATGCGAACCCTATTTAATAGTGAACGATGAACTAAAAGATAATGCAATAGTTTTAATTCATGGACTGACTGACTCACCATTTTTCATGAAAGCGATAGGGCAATACTTTCATGATGCTATGGGGTTTAATGTTGTCATACCATTACTAGCTGGTCACGGACTTAAACAACCCGATGGTATGAGAACCGTAACCTTAGCGCAATGGGAAGAAAATGTAAATTATGCTGTAGAGGCGGCTAAAAATTACGGCAACAAAATTTCCATTGGTGGGCTTTCTACTGGCGGTGCTTTAAGTGTGTATAAAGCATTCAAGTCAAATGGCGGAATATCTGGAGGTGTTTTCTTATTTTCAGCCGCATTAGATCTAACAAGCAAATATGGAACTTTAGGAGGAGAATTAGAAGAATTTTTATTAACACTGCCCATAACAAATGAAGTTGCTGATATCCAGGATTTAATCAGGGATAATTCCTTAGTTGGCGAAAATCCTTACCGTTACGCAAAAATGGATTATCATGGAGCTATTCAGCTAAAAAAAATTATCCGAGAGATTGATAAAAATATTGAAAAAGCCAGTCTCTTACAACCAGTTTTTGCTGCTCATTCTGAAGCTGATGAAAGAGCAAATCTTGAGGCAATTAAGATTTTTCTAGAGCGCTGCTCTATTCAAGAATCATTTATAATACCAAGGCATTTAAAAGTTAAACATGGAAGTGTTGTATTGCAAGATGACATTCCGGCAACCGACGTAAATTTGCGTGACGATAAAAATCCTTGTTTTGAGGAAATGATAAAAGCTGTTCATCATTTTGCCATCAATCATTTGGAGAATGTCAAAAGTATCTCTGTACTGGTATAG